The following are encoded together in the Mycolicibacterium arabiense genome:
- a CDS encoding chorismate mutase, with product MKRRVLLTIGLVVAVCGAVPAAHADEPGPLFRLVDTAAQRLLTADPVAASKWVDGGQIVDPARVGQVLDAVGADARTRGIDEAYVRRAFENQIHATEGIQFTRFGQWKFDPAVAPTAAPDLSQSRTAIDGFNETMVAEMAAQWGVLRGAGCRVALDEARASVIAQRALDPLYDRALDVATGSYCG from the coding sequence GTGAAACGCAGAGTCTTGCTGACCATCGGGCTCGTCGTCGCAGTGTGCGGCGCCGTCCCCGCCGCCCACGCCGACGAGCCCGGACCGCTGTTCCGGCTCGTCGACACTGCCGCCCAGCGCCTGCTGACGGCCGACCCCGTCGCGGCGTCCAAGTGGGTGGACGGCGGTCAGATCGTGGATCCCGCCCGCGTGGGGCAGGTGCTCGACGCCGTGGGCGCCGACGCGCGCACGCGCGGGATCGACGAGGCCTACGTGCGGCGGGCGTTCGAGAACCAGATCCACGCGACCGAGGGCATCCAGTTCACCCGCTTCGGGCAGTGGAAGTTCGATCCCGCCGTCGCCCCGACCGCGGCGCCGGACCTGTCGCAGTCCCGCACCGCGATCGACGGATTCAACGAGACGATGGTCGCCGAGATGGCCGCGCAGTGGGGCGTGCTGCGCGGCGCGGGCTGTCGCGTGGCCCTCGACGAGGCACGCGCCTCGGTGATCGCCCAGCGTGCGCTGGACCCGCTGTACGACCGAGCACTCGAC